GGATGTGCCTGACAATACAATAGTAGTCGGCAACCCGGCTGTTTTGTTAAGGCAAAGAGCTTAGATTTTATGAAAATAGGCAGATCGCATAAGCATTATTCATATTGCCTCTTTGTGCTCGATATATTCGTATGCACATCCTCGTTTGCTATTGCTTACTGGATTAGGCATTTTAACCAATTCCCTTCAATTTCACAAGATTACATAAGCATACTACCTTATATTGTTGTAGTATGGGTTCTATCGCTTTGGTACTTTGAACTTTATAAGCTTAAATTCGGGATCGGAATGGAGCTTATGCAAATATTAAAGGCCGGCTTAACAGGGATGTCATTATTATTGGCGATATCTTTCTTTTATCGAGGGTTTAGTTTTTCTCGAATTGCAACAGCAGTTTTTATAACCATCCTAATATTTTCAACTTATTTTTCAAGGATGGTTTTACACTTATTCCTGCAAAACATCCTGAAATCGATAAAATGGCAACAACAGGTATTAGTAATCGGATGCGGAGAAGTAGGAAAAAAAATAATAACCGAGCTCTGTCTCAACACCAGCGAATATAGAGTGGTTGGTTTTTTAGACGACGATGAATCCTTACAGCACACTTATTATTATCATGTCCCCTGCCAGGGTAAGATATCTGACCTGGGAAAAGTCCTTGACCGCAACCCAATTAACGAGGTGATAATAGCCTTTCCTTCAGCATCTCAAGAATTGTACCAAAAAATCATGCATATATGTTCTGAAAGGGATATCAAATATAGATTTGTCCCCAAACTGTTCCAGGTCATGTTGCAGGATATTACAATCGATGTTCTGGACGGAGTTCCGCTTGTAGGTAT
This Candidatus Desulfatibia profunda DNA region includes the following protein-coding sequences:
- a CDS encoding sugar transferase yields the protein MKIGRSHKHYSYCLFVLDIFVCTSSFAIAYWIRHFNQFPSISQDYISILPYIVVVWVLSLWYFELYKLKFGIGMELMQILKAGLTGMSLLLAISFFYRGFSFSRIATAVFITILIFSTYFSRMVLHLFLQNILKSIKWQQQVLVIGCGEVGKKIITELCLNTSEYRVVGFLDDDESLQHTYYYHVPCQGKISDLGKVLDRNPINEVIIAFPSASQELYQKIMHICSERDIKYRFVPKLFQVMLQDITIDVLDGVPLVGIKGNNLTGFNYLLKRGFDIFASLFSLIILSPILVFTALLIKIMSPGPVFFTQERFGYNKQPFQFYKFRSMHHNTDESIHEEYVKNWINNGKESAIKDGNIEVHKLTNDPRIIPHIGKFIRKYSIDELPQLFNVLNGDMSLVGPRPCLQYEMEQYKPWHKARFDALPGITGLWQVSGRNRITFDEMVRLDISYLQNWSFEKDIIILLKTPFVVLFDKAY